In a single window of the Haloplasma contractile SSD-17B genome:
- the glf gene encoding UDP-galactopyranose mutase produces MKYDFLIVGAGLFGATFAYEAKKKGYKCLVIDRRNHIAGNIYTCERQGIQVHEYGAHIFHTNNKYVWDYVNQFANFNHFRNSPVAIYEDEVYNLPFNMNTFNKMWGVITPEEAKQKISKQIIEYGVNEPQNLEEQAISLVGIDIYQKLIKGYTEKQWGCKTTELPPFIIKRLPVRFTYDNNYFNDTYQGIPIGGYTQIIEKMLEGTDIELNVDYFNERDYYDTLADKIIFTGMIDEYYNYCYGELEYRSLNFEHEVHDKINYQGNAVVNYTESTVPYTRIIEHKHFDYGKQEKTIITKEYPSKWQQGDEPFYPINNESNNQIYEKYKLLAKKESNVIYGGRLASYKYYDMDDIIIEALKCSQKNL; encoded by the coding sequence ATGAAGTATGATTTTTTAATAGTAGGAGCAGGACTTTTTGGGGCTACATTTGCATATGAAGCTAAAAAAAAGGGCTATAAATGTTTAGTGATTGATCGTCGTAATCATATAGCGGGTAATATATACACCTGCGAGCGACAAGGCATACAAGTTCACGAATATGGTGCTCATATTTTTCACACGAATAACAAGTACGTCTGGGATTATGTGAATCAGTTTGCTAACTTTAATCATTTTAGGAATTCTCCGGTTGCTATTTATGAAGATGAAGTTTACAATTTGCCATTTAATATGAATACGTTTAATAAAATGTGGGGTGTAATTACACCAGAAGAAGCAAAACAGAAAATATCCAAACAAATTATAGAGTATGGAGTTAATGAACCACAGAATCTTGAAGAACAGGCGATTTCACTAGTTGGGATAGACATCTATCAAAAATTAATCAAAGGCTATACTGAAAAACAATGGGGATGCAAAACAACAGAGTTACCGCCTTTTATTATAAAACGATTACCGGTCCGTTTTACTTATGACAATAATTACTTTAATGATACATACCAAGGGATTCCAATCGGAGGTTATACACAGATTATTGAAAAGATGTTAGAAGGAACAGACATTGAATTAAATGTAGATTATTTTAATGAGCGTGATTATTATGATACACTAGCTGATAAGATTATTTTTACTGGAATGATTGATGAATACTATAATTATTGCTATGGAGAATTAGAGTACCGTTCTCTCAATTTTGAACATGAAGTACATGACAAAATAAATTATCAAGGCAATGCAGTAGTCAACTATACGGAAAGTACCGTTCCCTATACACGAATCATTGAACATAAACATTTTGACTATGGAAAACAAGAAAAGACAATCATCACTAAAGAGTATCCATCAAAGTGGCAACAAGGAGATGAACCGTTTTATCCAATCAATAATGAGAGCAACAACCAAATTTACGAAAAATATAAATTGCTTGCTAAAAAAGAAAGTAATGTAATCTATGGTGGCCGGTTAGCATCATATAAATACTATGATATGGATGATATCATAATAGAGGCTCTAAAATGCAGTCAAAAAAATCTATGA
- a CDS encoding glycoside hydrolase family 3 protein, which yields MSKKKKNIVRRSIIKYIGCFVISALFIAITIVTSMYSTLISTVLDAPTTRIENRVEDIYTSDFDSYEDLVEYQESLGQRIVEEGAVLLKNTNGTLPFGSEIKNISLFGQNSVDPVYGGAGSGAVNTDKAITIQESFETAGYSVNPQLWEFYESGLGSEYRKELVSVTGAGKYAVNEVPRNVYTDDVISSFDNYKDAAVIFIGRSGGESTDLPVEAMDNGSYYLEINDDERDMIELATEHFDTVVVVVNSNNPIELNFVEEYPIDAVLWVAGLGQTGSNALGQLFNGNVNPSGRLVNTYARNSLSAPSAVNFGDYEISNSSVFQGDRYLVYAEGIYVGYRYYETRYEDVMLNQGNAGNYNYSNEVQYPFGFGLSYSSFEWSDYQVEEQQDQFKVDVTVTNTGDTAGKDVVQMYMQSPYTESNKLNGIEKASVELVGFTKTDLIEPGESATVTVLIDKEEMKTYDYKVAETYVLDAGNYYFTAAKDSHAAINNILITKDANLSETLVPSPLEENPGNSDFVYTHTVANTDPTTYGKSETTDHAITNQFDDVNINYYDETYQYLSRNNWLETWPTVYMNGQWEAPSMLLEDLEYYRGDQVINDNSAEMPLFSTINDEYGELQLADLIETDINDPKWDALVNQLSAKQMTRLVRLGGYSTIPISAIGLPPTAAKDGTAGFSDTLIPGRHGMAYPTPLQMAATWNTELLNEVGKAIGEDSLALNITGWYAPGINIHRSPYSGRNYEYYSEDPYLSGKLSAQVVSGAREKGVQTYIKHFALNDQETNRFGGAVFANEQAIREIYLRGFEGAVREGGANAVMASMNRLGARWSGAHKGLMTNVLRDEWGFEGLVITDQASVGAMLYQDHISGLYAGTNLWLNTNNTFWKLDDYLDNPTVMTHVRNASKDIIYSISQTNAMNGLSSESTLIEITPWWQTLVYVLDGIVWGGSLVVVCMTTIKIVRHKKQQKQEIV from the coding sequence ATGTCAAAAAAGAAAAAAAATATTGTTAGAAGGTCAATAATAAAATATATTGGTTGTTTTGTTATTTCAGCACTTTTTATTGCGATAACGATTGTTACATCAATGTATTCTACATTGATTTCAACTGTTTTAGATGCTCCTACAACACGTATTGAAAATCGTGTAGAAGACATATATACAAGTGATTTTGACTCTTATGAGGATTTAGTGGAATATCAAGAGTCACTTGGACAACGAATTGTTGAAGAAGGGGCTGTCTTATTAAAGAATACCAACGGTACCTTACCATTCGGTTCGGAGATTAAAAATATAAGTTTATTCGGACAAAATTCGGTAGATCCTGTTTATGGTGGTGCTGGTTCAGGTGCGGTAAATACGGATAAAGCAATCACTATTCAAGAATCATTTGAAACTGCAGGATATAGTGTGAACCCACAATTATGGGAATTCTATGAATCTGGTCTTGGTAGTGAATATCGTAAAGAATTAGTTTCTGTAACCGGTGCAGGTAAATATGCAGTTAATGAAGTACCTCGTAATGTTTATACAGACGATGTTATATCAAGTTTTGATAATTATAAAGATGCTGCTGTTATCTTTATTGGGCGTTCAGGTGGAGAAAGCACGGATTTACCAGTTGAAGCGATGGATAACGGGTCTTATTACTTAGAGATTAATGATGATGAACGAGATATGATTGAGCTTGCAACTGAACATTTTGATACTGTTGTAGTTGTAGTGAATAGTAATAACCCAATTGAATTAAACTTTGTAGAAGAGTATCCAATTGATGCAGTCTTGTGGGTTGCTGGTCTTGGTCAAACAGGGTCAAACGCACTAGGTCAATTATTTAATGGTAATGTAAATCCGTCTGGACGGCTTGTAAATACATATGCAAGAAACTCTTTGTCTGCTCCATCCGCAGTCAACTTTGGAGATTATGAAATTAGCAATTCATCCGTTTTTCAAGGGGATCGTTATTTAGTGTATGCTGAAGGGATTTACGTTGGTTATCGCTATTATGAAACACGTTATGAAGATGTGATGTTAAACCAAGGTAATGCAGGAAATTATAATTATAGTAATGAAGTTCAATATCCTTTTGGATTTGGATTGTCGTATAGTTCATTTGAATGGTCTGATTATCAGGTTGAAGAACAGCAAGATCAATTTAAGGTAGATGTCACTGTCACAAATACGGGTGATACTGCAGGGAAAGATGTTGTTCAAATGTATATGCAATCGCCATATACAGAATCCAATAAATTGAATGGTATAGAGAAGGCGTCAGTTGAGCTTGTAGGCTTTACTAAAACAGATCTTATAGAACCTGGTGAAAGTGCAACAGTGACGGTACTAATCGATAAAGAAGAAATGAAAACGTATGATTATAAAGTGGCAGAAACATATGTTTTAGATGCAGGTAATTATTATTTTACTGCTGCTAAAGATTCTCATGCAGCGATTAATAATATACTAATTACTAAGGACGCAAATTTAAGTGAAACACTTGTTCCATCACCATTAGAAGAGAATCCAGGAAATTCTGATTTTGTTTATACTCATACTGTAGCAAACACAGATCCTACAACATATGGGAAATCAGAAACTACTGACCATGCAATTACGAATCAATTTGATGATGTAAATATAAACTATTATGATGAAACATATCAATATTTATCTCGTAACAATTGGTTAGAAACTTGGCCAACAGTATATATGAATGGTCAGTGGGAAGCACCATCTATGCTTCTTGAAGATTTAGAGTATTACCGTGGTGATCAAGTGATTAATGACAATTCTGCTGAAATGCCACTATTCTCTACTATAAACGATGAATATGGAGAATTGCAACTTGCTGACTTAATTGAAACGGATATTAATGATCCAAAATGGGATGCTTTAGTTAATCAGCTTTCTGCAAAACAGATGACTCGCCTTGTACGCTTAGGGGGGTATTCTACTATTCCAATTAGCGCTATTGGATTACCTCCAACGGCAGCAAAAGATGGAACTGCTGGTTTCTCTGACACATTAATTCCTGGCCGTCATGGTATGGCCTATCCAACACCACTTCAGATGGCAGCAACCTGGAATACTGAGTTATTAAATGAGGTTGGTAAAGCAATCGGTGAAGATAGCCTTGCACTTAATATAACAGGTTGGTATGCGCCTGGTATAAACATTCATCGTTCGCCATATAGTGGACGTAATTATGAGTACTATTCAGAAGACCCTTACTTATCTGGTAAATTGTCAGCTCAAGTAGTGTCAGGTGCACGTGAAAAAGGTGTTCAAACGTATATTAAACATTTCGCCTTAAATGATCAAGAGACGAATCGATTTGGTGGTGCAGTTTTTGCTAACGAACAGGCTATTCGTGAAATCTATTTACGAGGTTTTGAAGGTGCAGTTAGAGAAGGTGGAGCTAATGCAGTAATGGCATCCATGAATCGACTAGGAGCACGTTGGTCGGGAGCACATAAAGGATTAATGACGAATGTATTACGAGATGAGTGGGGATTTGAAGGACTTGTAATCACCGACCAAGCATCCGTAGGGGCTATGCTATATCAAGATCATATATCTGGTCTTTATGCTGGAACCAATCTATGGTTAAATACAAACAACACATTCTGGAAATTAGATGATTATCTGGACAATCCAACCGTTATGACACATGTTCGTAATGCGTCAAAAGATATAATTTATTCAATCTCACAAACGAATGCCATGAATGGACTTTCGTCTGAATCTACATTAATTGAAATTACTCCTTGGTGGCAAACCCTAGTTTACGTACTTGATGGAATCGTTTGGGGTGGGTCATTAGTAGTAGTTTGTATGACAACAATAAAAATAGTGAGACATAAGAAACAACAGAAACAGGAAATAGTTTAA
- a CDS encoding TOTE conflict system archaeo-eukaryotic primase domain-containing protein produces MDVNKNKKFDFSYIKKIIGDLENKNKQLLEKNTVLERQINVLKEQYKDLKRENEMLKSLKNQRNVSEQKNTLSSTNRSRNYSNQTNTAQLDIKNQQVNYFSQKTNAKNQIQTTGVNKYSQIKDKINLYKSLFKGRQDVYALRWENENGKSGYYPANQKIRAEGISHKSYNQLTDHVYYKHLDGTETVGIYPLLKDNTCYFLALDFDKKGWQNDIKAFIKTCMESDFPAYVEKSRSGNGGHVWLFFEKPIQAAIARRLGHILLTKTKEKRYHLKSFDRLFPNQDKLLPGGFGNLIAIPLQKKRLNQGNSAFVNFNFEPYDDQWAFLYTIKKVSLDKAREFVNNSSQINKISFREKRSNNSKIDELPKQIEIVYSNMIYIPKYLLTQSAVNGLKAFASFTNPKFYKAKSLRLPTYSIPRVIDTSEDYADALALPRGCLKDVIELFSKNGSDVKVKYDWNEGEIIKTDFSGKLKPKQEKALEELSRYNTGILSATTGFGKTVIAIALLAKIKRNALIIVHTKQLLEQWKEKLKIFLNAKEDQIGQYGAGKKKRTGIIDVALIQSLNYRQKVKEFISEYGIVLVDECHHISAISFEQVLKKIKAKYVYGFTATLVRKDGHHPIVKMQLGEVRYEVKAKAEILQKSYNHSVLPQFINSNIESLGEKPKIYDVYSWLVKNDERNEIIIDDVLNCLNNKKTPLVLTERTAHLEILVSVFKEKVPHVFTLRGGMSKKQLKETICDMNKHLDQKGECVVVATGKFVGEGFDDPRLDTLFLTMPVSWKGTLQQYVGRLHRDHVDKEEVLIYDYVDQHPMLERMYKKRLIGYKALGYKIKDDNEFKRTEQQQTLFDI; encoded by the coding sequence ATGGATGTAAACAAAAATAAAAAATTTGATTTCAGTTATATTAAAAAGATCATAGGAGATTTAGAAAATAAAAATAAACAACTATTAGAAAAAAATACCGTTTTAGAACGTCAAATAAATGTATTAAAAGAACAGTATAAAGACTTAAAACGTGAGAATGAAATGCTTAAGTCATTAAAAAATCAACGAAATGTTAGTGAACAAAAGAATACACTCTCATCTACTAATAGGAGTAGAAATTATTCAAACCAAACAAATACAGCGCAATTAGATATAAAAAATCAGCAAGTTAATTACTTTTCACAAAAGACTAACGCAAAGAATCAAATTCAAACAACTGGTGTAAATAAATATTCTCAAATAAAAGATAAAATTAATCTTTATAAATCTTTGTTTAAAGGTCGTCAAGATGTATACGCTTTACGGTGGGAAAATGAAAATGGTAAATCAGGTTATTATCCTGCTAATCAGAAAATAAGGGCAGAAGGGATATCCCATAAATCCTATAATCAATTAACTGATCATGTTTATTACAAACATTTAGACGGTACAGAAACTGTTGGAATATATCCCTTATTAAAAGATAATACTTGTTATTTCCTAGCTTTAGATTTTGATAAAAAGGGATGGCAAAATGATATAAAGGCATTTATAAAAACTTGTATGGAATCTGATTTTCCAGCTTATGTTGAGAAGTCTCGCTCTGGAAATGGAGGTCATGTATGGTTATTTTTCGAAAAACCCATACAAGCAGCCATAGCGAGACGCTTAGGACATATATTGTTGACTAAAACAAAGGAAAAAAGGTATCACCTTAAATCATTTGACCGACTTTTTCCAAATCAAGATAAACTACTACCGGGTGGATTTGGTAATTTGATTGCTATTCCTTTACAAAAGAAAAGATTAAATCAAGGTAATAGTGCGTTTGTTAATTTTAATTTCGAACCATATGATGATCAATGGGCTTTTTTATATACGATCAAAAAAGTCAGTTTAGATAAGGCGAGAGAGTTTGTTAACAACAGTTCACAAATAAACAAAATAAGTTTTAGGGAAAAGCGTTCTAATAATTCAAAAATAGATGAATTACCAAAACAAATAGAAATAGTTTATTCTAATATGATTTATATACCAAAATACTTATTAACACAAAGTGCAGTTAATGGATTAAAGGCATTTGCTTCCTTTACTAACCCTAAATTTTATAAGGCAAAGTCGTTAAGATTACCAACATACAGTATTCCAAGAGTTATAGACACTTCAGAAGATTATGCAGATGCACTAGCATTACCTCGAGGATGTTTAAAGGATGTTATTGAACTCTTCTCAAAGAATGGTTCTGATGTTAAAGTAAAATATGATTGGAATGAAGGAGAAATTATTAAGACTGATTTTTCTGGAAAATTAAAGCCTAAACAAGAAAAAGCATTAGAAGAGCTTAGTAGATATAATACTGGGATTCTGTCTGCTACAACTGGCTTTGGTAAAACGGTTATAGCTATTGCCCTGTTAGCAAAGATTAAACGAAATGCTCTAATTATTGTACATACAAAACAATTGCTCGAACAATGGAAAGAAAAATTAAAGATATTTTTAAACGCTAAAGAAGACCAAATCGGTCAGTATGGAGCAGGTAAAAAGAAAAGAACTGGAATAATCGATGTTGCATTAATACAAAGTTTGAATTATAGGCAAAAAGTAAAAGAATTTATTTCAGAATATGGAATCGTCCTTGTTGATGAATGTCACCATATTTCTGCCATTAGTTTTGAACAGGTTCTTAAAAAGATAAAGGCTAAGTATGTTTATGGATTTACCGCAACGCTAGTTAGAAAAGATGGGCATCATCCTATTGTGAAAATGCAACTAGGTGAGGTTCGTTATGAAGTTAAAGCAAAAGCTGAAATTTTACAAAAATCATACAACCATTCAGTGCTTCCACAATTTATTAACTCTAACATTGAAAGTTTGGGTGAAAAACCTAAGATATACGATGTATATAGTTGGTTAGTAAAGAATGATGAGAGAAATGAAATAATAATCGATGATGTTCTTAACTGTTTGAATAATAAGAAAACTCCTTTAGTTTTAACAGAACGAACAGCACATTTAGAAATATTAGTTTCGGTATTTAAAGAAAAAGTACCTCATGTATTTACCCTGCGTGGAGGAATGAGTAAGAAGCAATTGAAAGAAACAATTTGTGATATGAATAAGCACTTAGATCAAAAGGGAGAATGTGTAGTTGTCGCAACTGGAAAGTTTGTTGGTGAAGGGTTTGATGATCCAAGGCTAGATACGTTATTTTTAACGATGCCAGTGTCGTGGAAAGGAACTTTACAACAGTATGTGGGAAGGCTGCACCGTGATCATGTAGATAAAGAAGAAGTATTAATTTATGACTATGTAGATCAACATCCTATGTTAGAACGTATGTACAAGAAACGATTAATTGGTTATAAGGCACTAGGATATAAGATTAAAGATGACAATGAATTTAAAAGAACGGAACAACAACAAACTTTATTTGATATTTAA
- a CDS encoding zinc ribbon domain-containing protein, which translates to MYCRLCGEQINKNTETCHNCGFHPLTGCAYCQSFGSETDPYASKCENCNETLVNVPIKNNNNKSRKLKSNIFAYDYFLAFLIPVIGFMIYMMYKDDQDSDILRAATKVGFYTYIFLSLIFFVIALF; encoded by the coding sequence ATGTATTGTAGATTATGCGGGGAGCAAATCAATAAGAATACAGAAACATGCCATAACTGTGGATTTCATCCATTAACCGGATGCGCATATTGTCAAAGCTTTGGAAGTGAAACTGACCCTTATGCTAGTAAATGTGAGAACTGTAATGAAACACTAGTAAATGTACCGATTAAAAATAATAATAACAAATCACGCAAACTTAAATCTAACATATTCGCATATGATTATTTTTTAGCATTTCTAATACCAGTAATAGGTTTCATGATCTATATGATGTATAAAGATGACCAAGATAGCGATATCCTAAGGGCAGCAACTAAAGTAGGTTTTTACACATATATTTTTCTTTCACTAATATTCTTTGTTATCGCTCTATTTTAG